In a genomic window of Pseudomonadota bacterium:
- the grxD gene encoding Grx4 family monothiol glutaredoxin: MDVLDRIRQQVEGNPVVLYMKGTPQFPMCGYSSRASQALAACGEDFFYVNVLEDPEIFENLPRYADWPTFPQLYINGELMGGCDITLELHQKGDLQKLVKEAVAGSAA, from the coding sequence ATGGACGTACTTGATCGCATCCGTCAACAGGTGGAGGGAAATCCCGTCGTTCTCTACATGAAAGGCACCCCCCAGTTTCCCATGTGCGGTTACTCCAGCCGCGCATCCCAAGCACTGGCGGCCTGCGGCGAAGATTTCTTTTACGTCAACGTGTTGGAAGATCCGGAGATCTTCGAGAATCTTCCGCGCTATGCCGATTGGCCCACCTTTCCGCAGCTCTACATCAATGGCGAACTGATGGGTGGTTGCGATATCACCCTTGAGCTCCACCAGAAGGGTGATCTGCAGAAGTTGGTCAAGGAGGCAGTCGCAGGCAGCGCCGCTTGA
- a CDS encoding ribonuclease T, producing the protein MSITNRAPIASRFRSFLPVVVDVETAGLNPQTDALLEIAAVILDMDDQGYLRPGPAYASHILPFPGAHLSEESLAFNGIDPYHPFREALPEQEALKDIFRPVRRAVSRANCSRAILVGHNPLFDLAFLNAAVERAEIKRNPFHPFSSFDTATLGGLVYGQTVLSRVVQAAGMDWDNNQAHSAIYDAKRTAELFCLIVNRWKDLEDSAEESRPAAFG; encoded by the coding sequence ATGTCAATCACCAACAGAGCACCTATTGCCTCACGGTTTCGGAGCTTCCTCCCGGTCGTGGTGGACGTTGAAACCGCCGGACTCAATCCTCAGACCGACGCTCTGCTGGAGATCGCCGCCGTTATCCTCGACATGGATGATCAAGGCTACCTGCGGCCGGGTCCTGCCTACGCGTCGCATATCCTGCCCTTCCCGGGCGCACATCTCAGCGAGGAGTCGCTGGCGTTCAACGGTATCGATCCCTATCACCCGTTCCGGGAAGCGTTGCCGGAACAGGAGGCACTGAAAGACATCTTCCGGCCGGTGCGCCGCGCAGTAAGCAGGGCCAACTGTTCGCGGGCCATTCTGGTCGGACATAACCCGCTTTTCGATCTCGCCTTTCTCAACGCCGCTGTAGAACGGGCTGAGATCAAGCGCAATCCCTTCCACCCCTTCAGCAGCTTCGACACGGCAACGCTGGGAGGACTGGTATACGGACAGACGGTGCTGTCGCGAGTGGTGCAGGCCGCGGGTATGGATTGGGACAACAATCAGGCGCATTCCGCCATCTATGACGCCAAGCGCACAGCCGAGCTTTTTTGCCTGATCGTCAATCGCTGGAAGGATCTCGAAGACTCGGCGGAAGAGTCGAGGCCGGCTGCCTTCGGGTAA
- a CDS encoding superoxide dismutase: MEHTLPPLPYEKNALEPHISAETLDFHHGKHHNTYVVNLNNLIKDTEFANATLEEIIRKAPAGGLFNNAAQVWNHTFYWNSLSPNGGGAPSGALATGIDKAFGSLDAFKEAFTKAAVTQFGSGWAWLVKNANGGLEIVQTGNAGNPMTNGQTPLLTCDVWEHAYYIDYRNARPKYVEAFWNLVNWDFAASNL; the protein is encoded by the coding sequence ATGGAGCACACACTGCCCCCACTACCCTACGAAAAGAACGCGCTGGAGCCGCACATCTCGGCCGAGACACTGGACTTTCACCATGGCAAGCATCACAACACCTACGTGGTGAATCTGAACAACCTGATCAAGGACACCGAGTTCGCCAACGCGACGCTCGAGGAGATCATTCGCAAGGCTCCCGCCGGAGGCCTGTTCAACAACGCGGCCCAGGTATGGAACCACACCTTTTACTGGAACAGCCTCTCGCCCAACGGTGGCGGCGCCCCCAGCGGCGCCCTGGCAACCGGCATCGACAAGGCATTTGGCTCCCTCGACGCCTTCAAGGAGGCCTTTACCAAGGCCGCGGTCACTCAATTCGGCTCCGGATGGGCCTGGTTGGTAAAGAATGCCAATGGCGGTCTGGAAATCGTACAGACCGGCAACGCGGGCAACCCCATGACCAACGGCCAGACACCTCTACTCACCTGCGATGTCTGGGAGCACGCCTACTACATCGATTACCGCAATGCGCGACCCAAGTACGTGGAAGCATTCTGGAACCTTGTGAACTGGGATTTTGCGGCGTCGAACCTCTGA
- a CDS encoding N-acetylglutaminylglutamine amidotransferase, with product MCGICGELRFDSARGDLAALGRMLEPLKRRGPDHEGCYTDGPVALGHRRLAIIDLSERSNQPLVDSDLGLVLVFNGTIYNYPELRHELIDLGYHFFSHGDSEVIVKAYHAWGERCVERFLGMFAFGIWDLHNQRLFLARDRMGIKPLYYARSGRWLRFASNTQSLLAAGGIDAGIDPVGLHHQLTLHAVIPAPHTILKGVRKVAPGTTLTVTRDGKVQERVYWRLHAARPREARDEQQWIDDVHEALKRAVDRRLRIADVPVGVLLSGGLDSSLLVGLLAEAGVEDLLTFSVGFEDQPEEKGSEFEYSDQVVERFHTRHHKFLIPNDSVLDRLPEAVDQMAEPMVGQDAVAFYLLAERVSREVKVVQSGQGADEVFGGYFWYPRMAAETEGAPVDRFRKHYFDRDHDEFLATVARPFHGADHTAMRIAELLSEEGAETFIDAVLRLDVTTLIVDDPVKRVDNMTMAWGLEARVPFLDHELVALAMQMPPELKLRAGGKYPLKAIARGLLPDAVIDRPKGYFPVPALKFVRGEFLAFMREILNSTACRQRGLFRRNYVEKLLAEPESHHTRILGSKLWHLALLELWLQRNVDTVAN from the coding sequence ATGTGCGGGATCTGTGGTGAGCTGCGCTTTGACAGTGCCAGAGGTGATCTGGCTGCCCTCGGGCGCATGCTGGAGCCGCTGAAACGGCGCGGACCCGATCATGAAGGGTGCTATACCGATGGACCGGTGGCGTTGGGGCATCGACGCCTCGCCATCATCGATCTCTCCGAGAGATCCAACCAACCGCTGGTCGATAGCGATCTGGGTCTGGTGCTGGTCTTCAATGGCACGATCTACAACTATCCCGAGTTACGTCACGAGTTGATCGATCTGGGCTATCACTTCTTCTCTCACGGCGACAGTGAGGTGATCGTCAAGGCCTACCACGCCTGGGGAGAGCGCTGTGTTGAACGCTTTCTCGGCATGTTCGCTTTTGGTATCTGGGATCTGCACAACCAGCGGCTTTTTCTGGCGCGTGACCGCATGGGCATCAAACCCCTTTACTACGCGCGGTCGGGGCGCTGGTTGCGTTTTGCCTCGAACACCCAGTCCTTGCTGGCAGCCGGTGGGATCGATGCGGGAATCGATCCCGTTGGCCTGCATCACCAACTGACCCTGCATGCGGTGATTCCCGCGCCGCACACGATCCTCAAGGGTGTGCGCAAGGTGGCGCCGGGAACCACGCTTACGGTGACTCGCGACGGCAAGGTTCAAGAGCGGGTCTACTGGCGGCTGCATGCCGCTCGCCCCAGGGAGGCGCGCGACGAACAGCAGTGGATCGACGATGTCCACGAGGCGCTCAAGCGTGCTGTGGATCGGCGCCTGCGCATCGCCGATGTGCCGGTTGGGGTGCTGTTGTCGGGCGGTCTCGATTCGAGCCTGCTGGTGGGGTTGCTCGCGGAAGCGGGGGTGGAGGACCTGCTGACCTTCTCCGTTGGATTTGAGGATCAACCCGAGGAGAAGGGCAGCGAATTCGAGTATTCCGATCAGGTGGTGGAGCGTTTCCACACGCGACACCACAAGTTTCTGATCCCCAACGATAGCGTGCTCGATCGGCTGCCCGAGGCGGTGGATCAGATGGCCGAGCCGATGGTGGGTCAGGACGCCGTTGCCTTCTATCTGCTGGCAGAGCGGGTATCACGTGAGGTGAAGGTGGTGCAGAGCGGTCAGGGGGCTGACGAGGTCTTTGGCGGCTACTTCTGGTACCCGCGCATGGCGGCTGAGACCGAGGGCGCGCCGGTGGATCGGTTTCGCAAGCACTATTTCGATCGCGACCATGACGAGTTTCTCGCCACCGTGGCCCGACCCTTCCACGGTGCTGATCATACCGCGATGCGCATCGCCGAATTGCTCAGCGAAGAGGGTGCAGAGACCTTCATCGATGCCGTGCTGCGCCTCGATGTTACTACGCTGATCGTCGATGACCCGGTCAAGCGTGTCGATAACATGACCATGGCCTGGGGCCTGGAGGCACGGGTGCCGTTCCTTGATCATGAGCTGGTCGCACTGGCGATGCAGATGCCTCCCGAGCTCAAACTGCGCGCTGGCGGCAAGTATCCGCTCAAAGCCATCGCGCGCGGGTTGCTGCCCGATGCCGTGATCGACCGACCAAAGGGTTATTTTCCGGTACCGGCCCTCAAATTCGTGCGCGGTGAGTTTCTCGCCTTCATGCGTGAAATCCTCAATTCCACGGCGTGCCGGCAGCGCGGACTTTTTCGGCGCAACTACGTTGAGAAGCTGCTCGCCGAGCCCGAATCCCATCACACCCGTATTTTGGGCAGTAAACTCTGGCATTTGGCGTTGTTGGAGCTATGGTTGCAGCGTAACGTCGACACAGTGGCCAACTGA
- a CDS encoding leucyl aminopeptidase family protein has protein sequence MLRRIKQRASDFANGSIVVFDLSNNRATRVVALAVADESDTYMLLTAARKAVAESAQNTVAALPVMVCLEDERLNERVAEALVAASLAGCVDLPHFKSKAKAPQKLQTIALFNIKTRIAGNRLLAEAAGNELARRLTLMPGNTLTPALYRKEVTRLARQHGWQMTFYDIGQLKRRKAGAFLAVVQGSEERDAGIVKLRYRPAKPKGKPIALVGKGLCFDTGGVNLKPARGMFNMHEDMEGSAVALGTLLALTQLRVGFPIDCWLALAQNHIGPRAYKPNDVVTASNGTTIEVVHTDAEGRMVLADTLAIASKEKPRLIIDYATLTGACIHALGTRYSGIVTNRDDYHAPLIEAGRHSGERVWTFPNDKDFDDALESTIADIKQCTLEGEADHILAARFLQRFIDAAIPWVHIDLGAGRNRGGLGHIPTDVTGFGVRYTLELLLGRHLEKTA, from the coding sequence ATGCTGCGACGAATCAAACAGCGCGCATCCGACTTCGCCAACGGCTCGATCGTCGTGTTCGACCTGTCCAACAACCGTGCGACCCGCGTCGTTGCACTCGCGGTCGCCGACGAGTCGGATACCTATATGCTGCTGACCGCAGCGCGCAAGGCTGTGGCCGAATCAGCGCAAAATACAGTCGCGGCCCTGCCGGTCATGGTTTGCCTCGAAGACGAACGACTCAACGAGCGCGTCGCGGAGGCGCTGGTCGCAGCGTCACTGGCAGGCTGCGTCGATCTTCCCCATTTCAAGAGCAAAGCCAAGGCGCCGCAAAAACTACAGACCATCGCGCTCTTCAACATCAAAACACGCATCGCCGGCAATCGACTGCTCGCCGAGGCAGCGGGCAACGAGTTGGCACGGCGGCTGACGCTGATGCCTGGCAACACATTGACACCGGCGCTCTATCGCAAGGAGGTTACCCGACTCGCCCGACAACACGGCTGGCAGATGACGTTTTACGACATTGGACAACTCAAGCGGCGTAAAGCAGGGGCCTTTCTCGCGGTCGTGCAGGGCAGCGAAGAGCGTGATGCCGGCATCGTAAAACTGCGTTACCGCCCCGCCAAGCCGAAAGGGAAACCGATCGCCCTGGTGGGCAAGGGACTCTGTTTCGATACCGGGGGCGTGAACCTCAAACCGGCGCGCGGCATGTTCAACATGCACGAAGACATGGAGGGCAGTGCGGTAGCGTTGGGTACGCTGCTGGCACTCACACAGCTGCGTGTCGGATTTCCCATCGACTGCTGGCTGGCGCTGGCACAGAACCATATCGGGCCCCGCGCCTACAAACCCAACGACGTCGTCACGGCCAGCAACGGTACGACCATCGAGGTGGTGCACACCGATGCCGAGGGCCGTATGGTGCTCGCCGATACCCTGGCCATTGCCAGCAAGGAAAAACCACGACTGATCATCGACTATGCGACGCTCACCGGTGCCTGTATCCACGCCCTGGGCACCCGTTACAGCGGCATCGTCACCAATCGCGACGACTACCATGCTCCATTGATCGAGGCGGGACGTCACAGTGGTGAAAGAGTCTGGACCTTTCCCAACGACAAGGATTTCGACGATGCGCTGGAGAGCACCATCGCCGACATCAAGCAGTGCACGCTGGAGGGCGAGGCGGATCACATCCTCGCCGCACGTTTCCTGCAGCGCTTTATCGATGCGGCGATCCCCTGGGTACATATCGATCTTGGCGCCGGTCGCAACCGCGGCGGCCTCGGCCACATCCCCACCGATGTAACCGGTTTTGGCGTGCGGTACACGCTGGAACTGTTACTGGGTCGTCACCTGGAAAAGACGGCGTGA
- a CDS encoding aspartate aminotransferase family protein, whose amino-acid sequence MNSPLMQTYARLPVAFDRGEGAWLWDKNGKKYLDALAGIAVCGLGHAHPLIADAICDQARRLLHTSNIYEIPLQTQLAAELTALSGMDNAFLANSGAEANEAAIKIARLYGHQRNIDKPVIVVMEQAFHGRTLATLTATGNRKVQAGFEPLVSGFVRVPFGDLKALETVAGNTPDVVAVLLEPIQGEGGIRIPEVGYLHGVREICNHHEWLMMLDEIQSGISRTGQMFAFQHAGITPDVLTLAKGLGNGFPVAVCLARGAAARAFKPGNHGSTFGGNPLACRVALTVLQILQKENLAARAEELGQRMLAGFNDSLGGIKGVKTIRGHGLMIGIELEQPCKELVALALEQSLLINVTAERVIRLLPPLIISTEEADQIVNGVSAVIREFLGA is encoded by the coding sequence ATGAACAGCCCGCTCATGCAGACCTACGCCCGGCTTCCCGTGGCCTTCGACCGCGGGGAAGGCGCGTGGTTGTGGGACAAGAACGGAAAAAAATACCTCGACGCCCTGGCCGGCATCGCGGTCTGCGGGTTGGGTCATGCTCATCCGCTGATTGCCGACGCCATCTGCGATCAGGCGCGCCGCCTGCTGCACACCTCCAATATTTACGAGATCCCGCTACAGACCCAACTGGCGGCGGAGCTCACCGCCCTGTCGGGAATGGACAACGCTTTTCTCGCCAACTCCGGTGCCGAGGCCAACGAAGCGGCGATCAAAATCGCCCGTCTCTATGGCCATCAGCGCAATATCGACAAGCCAGTCATCGTGGTGATGGAACAGGCGTTTCACGGCCGCACGTTGGCGACGCTGACGGCGACCGGCAACCGCAAGGTCCAGGCCGGTTTCGAACCCCTGGTCAGCGGGTTCGTGCGCGTGCCTTTCGGCGATTTGAAAGCGCTGGAGACTGTCGCCGGCAACACGCCGGATGTCGTCGCCGTGCTGCTCGAACCGATACAGGGCGAAGGGGGTATCCGCATCCCCGAGGTCGGCTACCTGCACGGAGTGCGCGAGATCTGCAATCATCACGAGTGGCTGATGATGCTCGACGAGATTCAGAGCGGTATCAGCCGTACCGGGCAGATGTTCGCCTTCCAGCATGCCGGTATCACGCCCGACGTCCTGACCCTCGCCAAAGGATTGGGCAACGGGTTCCCGGTCGCCGTCTGCCTTGCCCGTGGCGCAGCGGCCAGAGCATTCAAACCCGGCAATCATGGCTCTACCTTCGGTGGCAATCCGCTTGCCTGCCGGGTGGCACTCACGGTGCTGCAGATACTGCAGAAAGAGAACCTCGCCGCGCGCGCGGAGGAGTTGGGTCAGCGCATGCTCGCAGGTTTCAATGATTCCCTGGGTGGCATCAAGGGTGTTAAAACGATCCGCGGTCATGGGCTGATGATCGGCATCGAGTTGGAGCAACCCTGCAAAGAACTGGTAGCCCTCGCACTCGAGCAGAGCCTGCTCATCAACGTAACAGCGGAGCGGGTCATACGACTGCTGCCGCCGCTGATCATCTCCACCGAAGAAGCCGATCAGATCGTCAACGGCGTCAGCGCCGTGATTCGTGAGTTTCTCGGCGCCTGA
- a CDS encoding dihydroorotase, translated as MIDSLTLTRPDDWHLHVRDGAALTTVVPHTARVFGRAIIMPNLRPPVTTVEQALAYRQRILAAVPAGNGFEPLMTLYLTDHADPQEIRKARESGQVHAAKLYPAGATTHSASGVTAIENILPALEAMEHHDLPLLVHGEVTDPKVDVFDREAVFIERQLAPLIERFQGLRVVLEHVTTRQGIEFVQQAPARVAATLTAHHLLYNRNALFHGGIRPHLFCLPVLKREEHRQALLAAATSGNPKFFLGTDSAPHARKGKETACGCAGIYTAHGALELYAEAFEQAGALNRLEGFAAFHGADFYGLERNSDKVTLERRAYPVAESYPYPDGGLIPLRAGETIVWSVMTA; from the coding sequence GTGATAGACTCCCTGACCCTCACCCGCCCCGACGATTGGCACCTGCATGTGCGCGACGGCGCGGCGCTGACCACCGTCGTACCGCATACCGCAAGGGTGTTCGGTCGCGCGATCATCATGCCCAACCTGCGCCCGCCCGTGACGACCGTCGAGCAGGCGCTCGCCTACCGGCAACGTATCCTCGCCGCGGTGCCCGCAGGCAACGGCTTCGAGCCGTTGATGACACTCTATCTGACCGATCACGCCGACCCGCAGGAGATCCGCAAGGCGCGCGAATCCGGGCAGGTTCACGCCGCCAAACTCTACCCGGCCGGCGCGACCACGCATTCCGCTTCGGGTGTCACTGCCATTGAGAACATCCTCCCGGCGCTCGAAGCGATGGAGCATCACGATCTGCCGCTGCTGGTGCATGGCGAGGTGACCGATCCGAAGGTCGATGTCTTCGATCGCGAAGCGGTCTTTATCGAACGACAGCTGGCACCGCTGATCGAACGGTTTCAGGGTTTGCGCGTGGTGCTCGAACATGTCACCACCCGCCAGGGCATCGAGTTCGTCCAGCAGGCACCGGCGCGCGTCGCGGCCACGCTGACCGCCCATCACCTGCTCTACAATCGCAATGCACTTTTCCACGGCGGTATCCGCCCGCACCTGTTCTGCCTGCCCGTCCTCAAACGTGAGGAGCATCGCCAGGCACTGCTCGCCGCCGCAACCAGTGGCAATCCGAAGTTTTTTCTCGGAACCGACAGTGCGCCGCATGCCCGCAAGGGCAAGGAAACGGCCTGTGGCTGTGCGGGCATCTACACCGCCCACGGCGCCCTTGAACTTTATGCCGAGGCCTTCGAGCAGGCGGGAGCTCTGAACCGGTTGGAAGGCTTTGCCGCATTCCACGGCGCCGACTTCTACGGCCTGGAGCGCAACAGTGACAAAGTCACCCTGGAGCGCCGGGCCTACCCCGTCGCGGAAAGTTACCCCTACCCCGATGGGGGGTTGATCCCGCTGCGGGCGGGCGAGACGATCGTCTGGAGCGTAATGACGGCGTAA